Within Plodia interpunctella isolate USDA-ARS_2022_Savannah chromosome 17, ilPloInte3.2, whole genome shotgun sequence, the genomic segment GCGCTGAGAATACGGGTACATCCTCTAATGAGGGACATTAGAGGATGTGCCCGTATTCTCAGCGCCGAAGATTTGACGATTTTTCTATGATTTTAAGAGCGGCTACCTGCCTAGTCAGCTATCAGCTATTTGCGTGTAACTTGGCCTTGTATTCCTTTTTAGCATTGTCAAACATCTGTCTTGATATCTACAGTACCTATATAGTACACTTACCTGATTGCCAAGCAACGCAGCACTGGCCCCCTGCTGGTAATTCTTGTCCTCCGTCACTTTGTACGACGGTAGTTTGAACACAATGTACTTGAGCACGATGATGACTATTAGTATTATTGCTATGAGGACTGATGCTACTATACctgaaaaagtaatataaaccTTTTTAGTAAAAGACGGTTATTCGATTTTAGACTGTTTTTCTTAGACAATGTAATCATTGGATTTGTTAAGATTCAGtaattttaggtatttatataatatgaaaatttctgAACGATTGGTCTGGACACTGACAAGATAATACTACCTAGCTATAGAACGATTACAAGAAATGAAGTAATTTGCTATGCGAACAAGGTTCTTGCTCTTtatgcaaattaaaattttataataacacttACCAACAATGGTCGCGAAAAACTCCGATTCAGGAGGCACAACCCTATTATTATCAGTACTCTTAGGTTGGTACCACTTTGTAGTGATATCATACCCGTTATAATCCTGAGGCCCTCTGACACCACCGCCATCTATTGGAATATCGTAAGAAGGCGTCCTTCcttctataatattatctttacCATCATCAAAGTCAGGTATATGATTGGTTTCATCTTCAGTTGTGTGAGTAACTTCATCTGGATATTGTCTTCCTGTTATTGTTGGTGTGTAATGGTGAGAATGCGTTTGTTCTGAAACCATTATAAGgcaataatagataaaatgatATCAAGTAAATCTTGAATGTAACAATTGACAGTAACgtttacctatttaataaaactgagcTACAATTGTATGACCTGAATTcaatttgatgcagttttcatagTCTTATGTTAAAGATTAAAACTTACAAGACTTAAGAACTGGCGGTTAGTTCTCCGCAGATAAAACCGCGGGCaacatcaattaataaaaagatataaaaatatttttgtttacggAAATACCAATAATGCTTAGCCCTGTCATGATAGTGTTCGTCCAAAACGTTCGAATCAGACgttatatgaattttaattgttataacgTCTACAGTCTAAAAGCTTGGAATTTGCTTTGGTATTCCATGATATAACCTTACCATCCTTACCGTCAGTAGGTGTAGTTCTTCTATCCGGAGTAGTGTCACTATCAACCGTGCCAGCGTGCATATTATCATGATCAGGTAACGTTGTGTGCATGTCTGTACTGCTCTTCATGCCAGTGGTGGAGTCTGTACCACCATCGGTAGAACCTTCGAGAGATTTCACGACGTGAGTTGTTGATATGGCAGTAGTTGTAGGCGATGTCATACTATGGGTGCTGCTCGCTCCAGAtctgtaaaaagaaaattgtacctagttacataaataaaatactcgaTTCATTCGATTTGAAAGAAATGTTATGATAATTCTTTCGAATGTGAAAATGAGCTATGTCACGGTACTTTCATAGAGACACATTTTGCAATTATATTCCAGTCAAATTTATTCACGCTATGTATTGAATTAAACGTGTATAAGAAATgttatataactttaatattagAACATGTAAGTAGTCAACAAAGATGTGATGAAGCGAGAACGGAACATTTTTAGTTGAGTGCAAATGaagggaaaatatatttataataacatgaaaaatttaaatgtgtgTGATAATCAATTGTCTATACAATTGAGAGTGAGTGACAGTGAAAAACAATCTTCTGTAACACACTAGTATGAAAAAATAGTGTGACAGAGAGTCGCCCCCCACATTTTTGTAATCAGAAACTTACGTAGTAATGGGATGTTCTGGCTCGGTAATATCTTCACCACTGGAGCCGGATCCTTCTATACAATCTTCATCATCGCAAGGTTTTATTAGCCTGCTATTTTTGTCGTGATCCTGGAAATTATAGATTCAAACATTTAATATTCGTAACTTTGTCATTTTCAATGTGACTCGCAGAGTTATCTGGTAACTTAATCATGTCTAAGTCTTCATCATCGCAAAGTTTTATTAGCCTGCTATTTTTGTCGTGATCCTGGAAATTATGGATTCAAACATTTAATATTCGTAACTTTGTCATTTTCAATGTGACTCGCAGAGTTATCTGGTAACTTAATCATGACTAacctaacaaaaatataaatctgtgatCACATATAGTCGATAactaagataaatataatgtacgCAATGGTTTTAACTAGGTACtgattaaattaacaaataattcaATCATTTTGCACTGTAATGGCAAACCTGGAGTGTTTTTTTGAGTTAgtgctttgttttatattacccAGAAGTAGTTTTGTGTTCTATTTCATTTAGCTACGTCCCTTGGCGATGAGGAATACGAACGAAAGAAGAAGATAACAAACCTtcggaaataaattaattagcaaGTACCTTTGGGATCTTTGGTGGCCGTCTAGTAGAAGGAACGTACACAGGAGTAATAAGGTCATCTCCTGACCCTGCATCAGGTAACACACAAGcgtcttcatcatcatcacgaCACCCTGAACCAGCACCAGAATACACCAACTCATCTAGTATCCCAGGACCGCCGTAGCCTGAAGGAGGGGTCTGGAATAAGGGAaaagtttgatattttaaggaagtttagtaaaaaattaacGAAATCAGTTTATAGGTCATAAATACTAGTGAGATTACATAAACTTTTTGaattgtatatacatatatttcttagAAACTatgtttctctctctcatctctgcgCATACGTGGCTGGCTGTACCGCCGCGAATCCACAGATTCGCACAGAGCGTAAgtgtaaaaaatcttaaaaattttcgGCTGTGAGAAACCTATCAGTCCGTCTATTTCATATCAAATGCCAAAGCTAAGCGTCTAGCCGACATCCACAGGAAATTATAGAGTAGGTACTAAGGTCCCAACCGTACTACTCAATCAGCAACCCTACGAATAGTACAATCCACTGACTTGCTGCATCCTATTGATGTCTCTATCGAGCGGCGTGTGAGCCCGCCTGGCGTCGCCGCGCACGGACGCGGCGGGGTCGCCGGCGGCGGCGAGGTCGAGCACGCGCGCGCCGTTGACCGCGAGCCCGGCCACCACGCCGCTGAACGTGCGCGAGCCGCCGGCGCCGCCGCCCACTGTCACTGTCGACATGCTGTTGAACACTGTTGACTGGGTGCCGCCTGGGAATAAAGACATATAATTGTACTACagttctacttggggcaaaaatacgttttttgtatgtatgtttgtaacgcgataactttcgaaccgttggtctgattttgatggaatttaaAAAGTGTGTAGGGTCtgttaatagaatttttaagttcgtggggcataaaaatcggttcagccgtttttgaaatacacacaattgtgtaaaataatattgtatctaagttcgcggcgaacaactagtaataGCACTAAGTACTTTCTGAAATGAGGACAATTTACTTCTTTCcgtaatagatttttttgcgTAATGGTCAAAAAGATTCAAAGACTAATTATTGGCAAGGCCAATTAGCTTTCGAACCCATTTCAAATTGAGTACGTTTTGCTCTCAGAGCATTATATATTGTAGTCGATGTGCACCCAAGGACGTTTAGCTTCCAAAACCTCCTGATCCGTAAAGAAAGTGGCGTACCCACTGAATCCCTCACAATATATGGGTGGTACGgtgtgatttttaaatttataccaGTACCACCGACTAATGATGTTACGCAGGTTGAGTTGTTTTCATCTTTAACTGAAAGATGGTAATAAACGCTCTAGTAAcactggtatttttttaaatatcttaagTAATAATTTCATCAACAAGATAACTACATTTGTTTCCGGTTTCGTTCGTAGCTGTAACCATAAAGCTCACAGCTTTATAGATtcgattgtaattttatagcCAACAGCGACCATTTATACAGTAAAAAGTAAagtcaagtattttttaaattcacacGATTTACCAACTCAAACAAATTCTTACCTTGTGGGTGCCTAATATTGACGGCATAGTTATCAAGTTGCAGAGCTGATCTACTTCCATTTCTGGTGAACCTCGCGACGTGGTATGCCCCATCATCGACTCTGGCTGCTTCATCACCAAGAGGGTGGTCTCCGCCGCCCACGTTGTAGATCATGAATAGGTTGCCTCGGATCTATAATGATTTGAATATTCTAATAGGcttaaatgtacctatgtatgtaacatacattcaaattaataataagaatataaattacgTATTTTTCGTCACTCATTATAATTGTTACATGAAAGCAGAAGAAGATTTCATTAATCatccttacataattataaaacaaagtccactgccgcgtctgaCTGTCTAttagcgataaactcaaaaattgatgcatggattttcatgcggttttcaccaatagatagtgtaattccagTGGAAAGTTTatgtgcataatttattatgtttttacacgagctaatccgggacgggccgctagttaatacatatataaacaatatttatttttcaaattccatGACTGCTATTCTGCATCATCTGTCTCTCAAGAGATTTTCCCAGTTCATTCCTCAGCCGTTAGCATACCAACTTTTTCTTCTCTACTTCGTTCTTCAGTCGGCATTCTTAGTTGTCGGAGCATTGCATATCCTCACTGACGAATTCAAGCTTTATTGGGTTTTCCCTTCCTGCCGGTAACCGGACCATCTCAATTATTATTCTGATTggtattttatacttaaactaaaaaaggaTCAACAGAAACCCCAACGGACTCACAATCTCCATCTGCATGTAATCCTGTGTGTTGGACGACTCGATCCTCAACAATACAGCATCAGCCTTGCTGGTTACGAAGCCTAGTGCCACCTTGTCAGTCTCAGTGTCGGCCACCGCGCTCGGCGGGAAGGTATAGGTAATGATGCCGCGACCAGGGCCGAACTCGTACGCAATTGATTCTAGAACACAACAAATTGAAAGTTTATGTTTTTAGAATATCGATACCAACATAGAAAACGGAACGGAAATTTACGTTTTCGAAACAAAAATCAAGATCATTTCTTCGgaaaccttcacaggcattttttcacgtcatgttCTAATATATaccaaaactacaaaatattcaattcacaggcacttttcttgtcttattatttattaaacaagtttgcgggacgagacacgcagcgggaaacaggaaattgaactaaagatgagaaaaaatgcgaatttgaataatatatgttatatatcttactagtacgcgataaaaaaaaatgctgagattttgctatgaaagctggcgaagccgctggcgaagccgcgggcaaaagctagttaaataatatttaccaactAGCATAGCTAATTactgattaaaatattaagaaacttgaaaacattattttattgaataaagtGGCAAACAATCAAGTGGGTCGCATGGTAGTAAGAGATCACCCGCAACACAAGGCAGTTATTTCAACTTTTCGGCAATAAAGATGCATatctttattgtatattttagtcAGGAGCTTTCTTGAacaatcaatttatattatattaccgTCGTAACATGTTGGTCCAGTGAAAGAAGTCAAATCACAGTCGCAGACATAGGTATTCCATTGCTGGACACATACACCTTTGTTCGAACACGCGTTATGCGTACATTTTGTTGGTCCTGTAACATAAAAAaggacattaaaataatacgttGAATTCGAGAAAACTAACGAAAATGTTGCttcataaaacaattattaatattatcaattaatataatttgcatCAGGAAGTCAAAGCGttattttatgcatttttttttgagtttaataGGCTGTTCACATGGGTagaaaaagtttatatatcCTAACAAAAAAATCGGCAGcgcttattatataaaaaacataataaatcaaacacaGCTATCATTCTCACCTTCACAACCAGAAACAATAGAAGAGCTTCCAACCACAGCATCATCTATCAACGAGGGTGATTCTCCAGGCAAGTCCAGACTTGACATGCAACCTTCAAACCCTTGACGAGCTAACACTCCTACAGGCAGTGACGAGTACATGTCTCTTGGTACTCCGGCTACGAACATTATACTGTCCAGTTCTAGCATTAGATTTGAacctaaaaatacaaattcgtGTAAAGTTTTGTAAAGCGATGATTCTAGGAAGTATAAGAAGAATAATAGtaacaatttgtaaaaacaaatttaaaattgagaaACTAGTCCTTCACATGCAcatcacgtcaaattttatataattctcaaaaagctacaaacttcGTTACGTCGTAACGACCACCGCTGTGtagaaatgctgaaagaaactcagTAGATTTCAAAGAAAGTCTACTTACACGCGATGtcctatataatatacactAACATATTCTAGAGGTATTTCATTgtgggaaataaataatgttataattgaaATCACACATCGGGAACTTACTTGTTGTATGCATTTCCAAATCATCATCAACTTGAAGAGTATGTATCTTTGGTGTGGGTCGTCTAACTGACACAGTGTGCCATCTATTATCATTCAAATAATTCTTCAATTTATCTTTCATCGTAACTACTCCATCACCAAGATTGAACACACAATGAATATGTCCATTAACTAATTCTACAGCAATAAAATCCTGCTTCTTCCCTCCATTGTAGAATAAAAGGCCATCCATTTCAGTCGTTCGGAAGTAAAAATCTAGATATGTACTTGCGTATGCCTTCATCAATGGCAACCCTACATACGTGTGTTTCGATTTAAAAGTCACAGATTTGTAAACGTTTAAAGAATCAGGTTTCACAAATTTCCCagtgaaaattatattcgaTGTATCGTAAATATGATTCTGTTCTTCACTACTTCCAATCCCAAGATTCTTAGCCATGTCGATGTATCTGATGCCATTGAATACAAACTTTTGAAGATATCCGACAAAATTCGGTAATGTTGATGTCAATTGTATTTCTTCTTCGGGATGATAAAGGCCTCCAAGGTGAAGCGTTGATATTTCTAAAGTTGAAGCTTTACCTAAAATAGTCTcagctgaaaaaaaatatcaaatattattagtattgtaAACTTTACTTAATGTATAACACCTAGCCACAACAttgactttgaaataaaaagacaaattaGCAAATCAAATGCTTCATTCATAGGTTTCCATTAGcaataattttgaagttaTGTACAGAAGATCTGATTGAACAGGCTAGGCATTTCCCGATACTAGTGTTCATAATCTATTTAACCTAGCAATCTAACTAGAAGAAACTGTGTTGAAAGAGAACAATTTTGCCTATAGAAGTGAAAATGAACCTATCGCTGAGACACCTACGCATTTAAATCAAACTACTAATACATCAACAATATTACCTGATGGCAATCACCTATCCTGTTCTACGATGTCAAAAAAGGTCACACTTGGAACAGGACAAGTGTTTCAATACATAGAGTTAGCACATTCACAAAGGACACTACAggagaaagaaataatatgtaaatgaaGAAATAAGGGCATTCAACTAAAAGGTGGAAATACCAAGTGCCAGCTATTAACTTTAACGGAAACTAAGCCACTAACTACCATCTAATAGGACATCTAACATCAAAAGCGCTGttcaaaataatgattttgaaaaacgcttaaatttattctaaatttttattaatattatgttacttATAAGTACAATTGATTTAGCTCTTACTATTGTCGTTATTTAATCAAATGATAAAAAGGATAATATTCCTAAAAGATAagaatttgtatataataactattttatgaaacttttaATTCCTTTgacaataaacatatattaatatttcaaatataattaacacaTTAAACATTAAGGAATCAAAAGAAATTCTCAATCAATATAATAGTAGATTTGATGGCGTAACGTTCAGTTCACACTATGGTGGATATGAAGTCCAATTTGCTAATCCAAACAGAGCTAAACCAAAACTAACCTTATAGTCCACTACGTTAGGGTCAAAACAAAAGTGTGCGGGTGCTGTCCCGTGCATACGTACATAACATACCGCGCACGGGCTGCGCGCCGTCCACTTGCAGCTTGAGGTTCGACGCGCGCCGCGAGAACCTCACCGTGTGCCAGTTGTCGTCCGCCACATTGGAGCCCGCTAGGAGGTTCTGAAAGATATTCATGATCTTGATTTTGACGTGTACTGACtgacataaatatgtaataggCTGAAGAATAAACAAGTTCTTTTgtcagacaaattaaaaaaaaccgacatttaatattaatttttgctgcaacttttgaacggctgaaccgattttgattaaatatatctaagaaccaccgcatagaaattagctatcaaataaaaaaaaacgcatccgAATAGGTTCACTCGTTagtgagctacggtgccacgtatacagacagacggacttagcggtcaaacttataacactctctttttgcgtcgggggtaaaaaaattgcgcgagattttttttttccatatgtTCGACTCTCAGCTGGAGTGACACTGATCTGGCGTGAATTTGGAGCTGATGAAATAACAACCCGTAGCGCAGAACTGTAAACAGAAACACTCTGTCGTTTCGAAGCACAATTGCACAAATGCACTTTGGAATCTCAGAACCAGTGGAATAAatacgttaaaaaaaattcaaaccaGATGTTTTCATCCTCATTTGTTAACTAATATCACAACTGCaaactaaaactatttattatagataatggttataaaaataacctatTCCTTGTCTCCCAAATGACCTTTGATCTTTTCGCAGCCACTGACAAGACAAACAATTCTAATGAGAATCTACTCtgaatttttacataaatagatgAAATGATATACTTAACAATGACCAATACTAGATTGATCTTATATATTAACGATCTTATTGATCTCAAAATTAACGACAATCTTAATTACCTTCTCCCTATCTCCCAGCCTCACACTGGCCCTCAGTCTCCCAGCGGCTACTGACAATTCAATCCTATCAGCAGAATGCTCTGACGCGGTTCTCAGCAACAATCCCGCTCGGTTGGTCTTGAACCTCAGCATCAACTCCTCTGTCTGCGTGATGTGTTCCGGACCTAATGCTGCGGTGAGGTGCTGACTGCCGTTCAGATAAATTGTTGGGGAATctgcaattttaatttgaagataaataaattgtacacagTCTATTGATTTGTCATGATCATATTTCGAAAGAGGAAAGTTGGTTTCTTTAGCCACATACAAAGGGAACCCCAGTTTGAATTTCAAAGACTAATTCTTGAAGGCAAAATCCCTGGCATAAGACCTCCTGGCCGCCATcgacgaaagtggtttgatAACTTGATAACATAAAGTATTGGACCGGAtttagatacaaccaactgaaaatagtgGCCCAAAGTCgcgcgagggtttccgtatgctgacctcccgaacttcaattcgaagatggcaccccatgatgatgatgatgaagatcATATTCAGCCGAAACACGAAACTATGAAATTGTAACAAGTTCTATCGAGAAGTAAGTATGCCACGTCTaatacagatacagtatcgCGCCTTTATCCCTTTCGTGGTAGATAGAGCTAAGTTTTGCTAAACTTGAAGGCTGCGTTTAGCCGCATGGAGAGTAAATGGATGGAAAAGCTTCTTAAGTTTCTCTATTCTTTTGACTTGGGTCAAGctcttttaaatacttttttgagTGTGCCACCTGACTACAACGCTTCATAGTAAAGGTAGGTTCAGTGCAGCGGTTCACACAAAGTCGATTTTCATTGATTAATTCTGGCaattcctttttatttattttttgcctatgCCAGGGTCATTGCACGTGAGAGCGAAAGAACACGATATAACTATGAATTGGAATAATTGGAGTTTCAAACTACgtccataaataaattcattgatattttgggataaacgcaaacctcaataactttggtgataaacgataatattaaaatttgattactCACATGATGTATTAATAGGGTCTTTAATATTAagcctttatttttattggcataattaaaaaatatggtgtATAACTTACCCCGTCCACAAGTAGGTCCTCCATAGTTAGTGCCAGAGCAGTCACATAATGGCCTGTTC encodes:
- the LOC128676850 gene encoding neurexin 1-like isoform X5, coding for MPTDDVTTMRYILFCLLSLTLNRNLAFVLDKQNPYSQFRKWNAGLNGTLELEFKTDQQNGLLLYTDDGGTYDFFELKLVNGALRLRYNLGGGAQIITVGSNLNDGHWHKVQVARRDDHTSLTVDSITQSKTSRGKEFVFGKFNTNSDVFVGGIPPSYNTKLTTLALPSVIFEPKFRGSVRNLVYSDLPGQPPRRQELRHSRDLKSSRSNVSGDACERRDPCQHGGVCISTDDGPICECRDGDYEGAFCERDKAPSEATFRGAEFLSYDLTQTGGEPIVSTQDAISLYFKTRQPNGLLFYTGHESDYLNLAVRDGGVSLTMGLGNGKQEIHIKPVKTRFDDHQWHKLTVHRRVQEITPHTSFCRVSAVVDDVYLEHSHVAGSFTMLASSRAHVGGSLNARALPGARVHTNFIGCLKKVEFSADTLRLNLIDLARTGSKLITVTGRLDYACTAVDSADPVTFTTRDAHLILPKWEAVKSGTISFKFRTNEPNGLILFNMGAKPPRVGCTADLFAVEMLNGYIYVHLDLGSGGVRVRASRRRVDDSHWHEFMMRRTGRDGRVTVDGANAEFKTPGESNQLELDGPLFVGGLGSEYSASRTPPALWTAALRQGFVGCIRDLVLNGKPQDLTAYARQQDSASVRPACHVLMKQCVSSPCQHGGICSEGWNRPLCDCSGTNYGGPTCGRDSPTIYLNGSQHLTAALGPEHITQTEELMLRFKTNRAGLLLRTASEHSADRIELSVAAGRLRASVRLGDREKNLLAGSNVADDNWHTVRFSRRASNLKLQVDGAQPVRAETILGKASTLEISTLHLGGLYHPEEEIQLTSTLPNFVGYLQKFVFNGIRYIDMAKNLGIGSSEEQNHIYDTSNIIFTGKFVKPDSLNVYKSVTFKSKHTYVGLPLMKAYASTYLDFYFRTTEMDGLLFYNGGKKQDFIAVELVNGHIHCVFNLGDGVVTMKDKLKNYLNDNRWHTVSVRRPTPKIHTLQVDDDLEMHTTSSNLMLELDSIMFVAGVPRDMYSSLPVGVLARQGFEGCMSSLDLPGESPSLIDDAVVGSSSIVSGCEGPTKCTHNACSNKGVCVQQWNTYVCDCDLTSFTGPTCYDESIAYEFGPGRGIITYTFPPSAVADTETDKVALGFVTSKADAVLLRIESSNTQDYMQMEIIRGNLFMIYNVGGGDHPLGDEAARVDDGAYHVARFTRNGSRSALQLDNYAVNIRHPQGGTQSTVFNSMSTVTVGGGAGGSRTFSGVVAGLAVNGARVLDLAAAGDPAASVRGDARRAHTPLDRDINRMQQTPPSGYGGPGILDELVYSGAGSGCRDDDEDACVLPDAGSGDDLITPVYVPSTRRPPKIPKDHDKNSRLIKPCDDEDCIEGSGSSGEDITEPEHPITTSGASSTHSMTSPTTTAISTTHVVKSLEGSTDGGTDSTTGMKSSTDMHTTLPDHDNMHAGTVDSDTTPDRRTTPTDEQTHSHHYTPTITGRQYPDEVTHTTEDETNHIPDFDDGKDNIIEGRTPSYDIPIDGGGVRGPQDYNGYDITTKWYQPKSTDNNRVVPPESEFFATIVGIVASVLIAIILIVIIVLKYIVFKLPSYKVTEDKNYQQGASAALLGNQAHSSYQSGASSGMAGGAVKNLQPLPLNRNGMVPTAPLPQPQPVKRDGIKEWYV
- the LOC128676850 gene encoding neurexin 1-like isoform X1, whose amino-acid sequence is MPTDDVTTMRYILFCLLSLTLNRNLAFVLDKQNPYSQFRKWNAGLNGTLELEFKTDQQNGLLLYTDDGGTYDFFELKLVNGALRLRYNLGGGAQIITVGSNLNDGHWHKVQVARRDDHTSLTVDSITQSKTSRGKEFVFGKFNTNSDVFVGGIPPSYNTKLTTLALPSVIFEPKFRGSVRNLVYSDLPGQPPRRQELRHSRDLKSSRSNVSGDACERRDPCQHGGVCISTDDGPICECRDGDYEGAFCERDKAPSEATFRGAEFLSYDLTQTGGEPIVSTQDAISLYFKTRQPNGLLFYTGHESDYLNLAVRDGGVSLTMGLGNGKQEIHIKPVKTRFDDHQWHKLTVHRRVQEITPHTSFCRVSAVVDDVYLEHSHVAGSFTMLASSRAHVGGSLNARALPGARVHTNFIGCLKKVEFSADTLRLNLIDLARTGSKLITVTGRLDYACTAVDSADPVTFTTRDAHLILPKWEAVKSGTISFKFRTNEPNGLILFNMGAKPPRVGCTADLFAVEMLNGYIYVHLDLGSGGVRVRASRRRVDDSHWHEFMMRRTGRDGRVTVDGANAEFKTPGESNQLELDGPLFVGGLGSEYSASRTPPALWTAALRQGFVGCIRDLVLNGKPQDLTAYARQQDSASVRPACHVLMKQCVSSPCQHGGICSEGWNRPLCDCSGTNYGGPTCGRDSPTIYLNGSQHLTAALGPEHITQTEELMLRFKTNRAGLLLRTASEHSADRIELSVAAGRLRASVRLGDREKNLLAGSNVADDNWHTVRFSRRASNLKLQVDGAQPVRGMLSETILGKASTLEISTLHLGGLYHPEEEIQLTSTLPNFVGYLQKFVFNGIRYIDMAKNLGIGSSEEQNHIYDTSNIIFTGKFVKPDSLNVYKSVTFKSKHTYVGLPLMKAYASTYLDFYFRTTEMDGLLFYNGGKKQDFIAVELVNGHIHCVFNLGDGVVTMKDKLKNYLNDNRWHTVSVRRPTPKIHTLQVDDDLEMHTTSSNLMLELDSIMFVAGVPRDMYSSLPVGVLARQGFEGCMSSLDLPGESPSLIDDAVVGSSSIVSGCEGPTKCTHNACSNKGVCVQQWNTYVCDCDLTSFTGPTCYDESIAYEFGPGRGIITYTFPPSAVADTETDKVALGFVTSKADAVLLRIESSNTQDYMQMEIIRGNLFMIYNVGGGDHPLGDEAARVDDGAYHVARFTRNGSRSALQLDNYAVNIRHPQGGTQSTVFNSMSTVTVGGGAGGSRTFSGVVAGLAVNGARVLDLAAAGDPAASVRGDARRAHTPLDRDINRMQQTPPSGYGGPGILDELVYSGAGSGCRDDDEDACVLPDAGSGDDLITPVYVPSTRRPPKIPKDHDKNSRLIKPCDDEDCIEGSGSSGEDITEPEHPITTSGASSTHSMTSPTTTAISTTHVVKSLEGSTDGGTDSTTGMKSSTDMHTTLPDHDNMHAGTVDSDTTPDRRTTPTDGKDEQTHSHHYTPTITGRQYPDEVTHTTEDETNHIPDFDDGKDNIIEGRTPSYDIPIDGGGVRGPQDYNGYDITTKWYQPKSTDNNRVVPPESEFFATIVGIVASVLIAIILIVIIVLKYIVFKLPSYKVTEDKNYQQGASAALLGNQAHSSYQSGASSGMAGGAVKNLQPLPLNRNGMVPTAPLPQPQPVKRDGIKEWYV
- the LOC128676850 gene encoding neurexin 1-like isoform X4, with product MPTDDVTTMRYILFCLLSLTLNRNLAFVLDKQNPYSQFRKWNAGLNGTLELEFKTDQQNGLLLYTDDGGTYDFFELKLVNGALRLRYNLGGGAQIITVGSNLNDGHWHKVQVARRDDHTSLTVDSITQSKTSRGKEFVFGKFNTNSDVFVGGIPPSYNTKLTTLALPSVIFEPKFRGSVRNLVYSDLPGQPPRRQELRHSRDLKSSRSNVSGDACERRDPCQHGGVCISTDDGPICECRDGDYEGAFCERDKAPSEATFRGAEFLSYDLTQTGGEPIVSTQDAISLYFKTRQPNGLLFYTGHESDYLNLAVRDGGVSLTMGLGNGKQEIHIKPVKTRFDDHQWHKLTVHRRVQEITPHTSFCRVSAVVDDVYLEHSHVAGSFTMLASSRAHVGGSLNARALPGARVHTNFIGCLKKVEFSADTLRLNLIDLARTGSKLITVTGRLDYACTAVDSADPVTFTTRDAHLILPKWEAVKSGTISFKFRTNEPNGLILFNMGAKPPRADLFAVEMLNGYIYVHLDLGSGGVRVRASRRRVDDSHWHEFMMRRTGRDGRVTVDGANAEFKTPGESNQLELDGPLFVGGLGSEYSASRTPPALWTAALRQGFVGCIRDLVLNGKPQDLTAYARQQDSASVRPACHVLMKQCVSSPCQHGGICSEGWNRPLCDCSGTNYGGPTCGRDSPTIYLNGSQHLTAALGPEHITQTEELMLRFKTNRAGLLLRTASEHSADRIELSVAAGRLRASVRLGDREKNLLAGSNVADDNWHTVRFSRRASNLKLQVDGAQPVRGMLSETILGKASTLEISTLHLGGLYHPEEEIQLTSTLPNFVGYLQKFVFNGIRYIDMAKNLGIGSSEEQNHIYDTSNIIFTGKFVKPDSLNVYKSVTFKSKHTYVGLPLMKAYASTYLDFYFRTTEMDGLLFYNGGKKQDFIAVELVNGHIHCVFNLGDGVVTMKDKLKNYLNDNRWHTVSVRRPTPKIHTLQVDDDLEMHTTSSNLMLELDSIMFVAGVPRDMYSSLPVGVLARQGFEGCMSSLDLPGESPSLIDDAVVGSSSIVSGCEGPTKCTHNACSNKGVCVQQWNTYVCDCDLTSFTGPTCYDESIAYEFGPGRGIITYTFPPSAVADTETDKVALGFVTSKADAVLLRIESSNTQDYMQMEIIRGNLFMIYNVGGGDHPLGDEAARVDDGAYHVARFTRNGSRSALQLDNYAVNIRHPQGGTQSTVFNSMSTVTVGGGAGGSRTFSGVVAGLAVNGARVLDLAAAGDPAASVRGDARRAHTPLDRDINRMQQTPPSGYGGPGILDELVYSGAGSGCRDDDEDACVLPDAGSGDDLITPVYVPSTRRPPKIPKDHDKNSRLIKPCDDEDCIEGSGSSGEDITEPEHPITTSGASSTHSMTSPTTTAISTTHVVKSLEGSTDGGTDSTTGMKSSTDMHTTLPDHDNMHAGTVDSDTTPDRRTTPTDGKDEQTHSHHYTPTITGRQYPDEVTHTTEDETNHIPDFDDGKDNIIEGRTPSYDIPIDGGGVRGPQDYNGYDITTKWYQPKSTDNNRVVPPESEFFATIVGIVASVLIAIILIVIIVLKYIVFKLPSYKVTEDKNYQQGASAALLGNQAHSSYQSGASSGMAGGAVKNLQPLPLNRNGMVPTAPLPQPQPVKRDGIKEWYV